AATGTACGAACAGTCCCTACTAATGACATCATTAGAAATGGACAAGCAGGTTCAAACTGCTTCAGACAGGAAGCTGCATTTTATCATCGCTGGCAGTAAACTGCTGCACTTAATCTTCCAGGAATTTGGCCTGGAGTTCATTTTCTGCCCCAAAGAAGATTCGTCTCTTCTTTTACATgtagacttaaaaaaaacaacaactttaaggCAACAGCCGTACGACACACGGGTCGCCTGCTCGACCCGCTGAACCTGCACCGAATCACCTTACAGCTCCAGAAAAATCCTCAACCAGATTAAATTCAATGATGTTTATCCATCAAGCAAAACTTTACACTTTACTATTGAAGTCCATCATTCATATTTATATAACAGCGATTCCATCCCTGTAATTATTCGCCTAACAAGACCTGGACCGTTGGATGGATGATTGGACAGGCTGAAGAAAGGAGGCAGGAAGACCCTGAACCTGAACCGAGCTCAgctaaaagactgaaaacactcaAAACACCAATAAAGAGACTTAAAGTAGAAGCTAAAAAttacaacaaagacaaaaaaatgatgacaaatatggaaaaatccaaagaaaaaaatatgaaaataacgAGAAACTGAATAAACGTGACTAAATATTTCAACAAGGGTATTGAtaatgacaaaaacataaaaaaaagatgaccacacacaaaaaaacagactgaaatcacaaagagacaaaaatatgcaaaaaaaaccatcaGAGAAACCAAAACCAatcacagagagactgagagcGAGACACCAAAATGAAACGTCCAGAAAGGTTAAAAATCTTTGGTCATTCGTGTTCTGTGATGTTCTGGGCGGTGCTCCTTCTAACAATGACTTTCAGTATTGATTATTCTGCCAGTTATTTTCTCACTTAatcacttttctttaaaaacatcacTCAATGAGAATTACCAAGAAAAGATCTCGAGTCGAACCTGACGCTGTAAGTGCACTCGTACTAACAGTAACGAGAGTAACAGTGTGGCAACGAGTCTGACTGCATCTGAGACCAAAAGCAGCAACTTCAGGTGTTTAAAGCAGTAAAATGAGGTTCGTGCAGAAAATAAGAGAATAAACCCTGAGCGTGACTGCAGGACGTCTGAAGACTGAACATATAAACAACTAAACTCCAGGTTGTGATCTGACCTGATGATGTACTGAACAAAAGCATTTAGCACTGAATGCCACAAAGAAAGCACCAGCAGCAACAGGAAATAACCAGGTTGGTAAACAGGAAGTAGATGttagggcacacacacacacacacacacagtgggtggattatagcAGATTAGAGAAAGAGGTATAATTCATACTGATTCATGGTTAAAATAACTAACATGCATAACAAAGTTTATCTGCGGATATATGGAAACTTTTCTAGTGAAAATCCATCAACATGTTTAACTGAACCGACACCTGCGACGGCTTTGGGGCCACTTATCTTAAAAGTTTGGCTCCCTGTGATTTGGAGGTGAATCCTGTCAAAAATAAGCTGAGCTTTGATCATAAACAGAGATTCTTAAGtaaacatacaaaacaaaaatggttATATGGGTCGTGGGATTAAATATCGATACCGTGCTGCCTACAGGATGGAACATGCAGAGGGATATTTGGAGGTAAACACTTTGTTCTCCCGCCCGTAGACGAAGAAGCTGTAGTCTTTCCCGCTGTAGGTGTAATAGGCATGAGTGAGGGGCACCAGCTCGATGCTCTGACGCTGAGGAGGGAGATCGGACGCTCAGAGTCGACACAGAGCAACAAACCTCAAAGAAGGTGTCTGAGATCGGCCGAGAGGGCCGCGTGCGCGTATCTGTACCTGCTGCAGGATGCGGCTGGTGGCGGTGAAGCGCTCGAGGTGTTCGTTAATCAGTTTTGTTGAAACCTCACAGATCTCCTGATCCGGGAAACCCTGGATAGGATACACCTGGCAGCAGCAGGAAGTCTGTATTATTATAAATGCATTCATATAGTTCATATTCATCCACACGCTGACCAAACATCCAGGTGTGTGGTTGCACTCTCTCCCACAGCAGGACAGAGGAAGCAGCCGGTGTGGATCCAACacacaaatgaaagaaagaaaaataaatgtgttacCAGCAAACTCTCATCGACGAAGAAAGCGTCTCCCGACACCTTCTCGAACTTCCTGTCAGGAAAGTCGGGCTGGCGGTCGGGAATGAACTCACTGACGTTGTTCTTcctacacatttaaaaaataaacacaaacggCTGAAGCAGTGATGTCATACGGAGGGCCGTGGGAACATTTTGAGTGATTTTGATACCACGTCACTGTGAGCTGGATGAAATGCAGCAGGTTTTGGCCGCCGAGACAAACGGAGCAGGTCTTGTAGCCGTGGCTGTGGCAGCTCAAACACCTTCAGGAGCGAGAGACCGACAGCAGAGTCAGAGACAGcgtgaaaaacaaagagagcagAGCTGCAACGGCTGCCTGCAGGCTCCGTGCAGCTCCATCTGTGTGCTCTCCCTGCTCCCCATTCATCATGTCAACTTCATTTAGGGAGGACGATGAAATCACAGGGAGGTCAGACTGTTTGGGTTTGGCCAAAAATCTGTGAACAGGCTTGTTGCATGATCAAGCACCAGGAGGTTCTCCTTCAGACGCCTCGAGATGGTGGACTTTCTTTGGTCCTGTATCCTGCAGGCTCATCCACGGATGCTGCATCGTAGCCACAAACATGACCCTCACCAtcccttcccctctctctctcagtttgTGTCAAAGGCACAGTACACCCTCGGGGAGGCGTGGCCTCCAACGGCCTCTTGACTGCCACACCTCCCATGTATGTTACAGTTATCCCTCCACTGGAGTCCTCAGTTCCTGCTGGACATCTTTCTGTATCAACACTCACTTCCTGCCtgctcttcatcatcatcacgtCTCCCCTCAGTCCAGGGAAAGCAGCTCAGACTTTTACAGGTTGACACGAAATCGTGCCTCCGATAAGCAGAGACGTGTGTCgcagcacaaagtgcttttgtTAGCTGTCCCTGATCATCTGCACATTTTAGTGAGAAAGAGGCAGAAAAGCAGCAGACTGGGCTCTCACCTCTTTCGACCTCTGCCATGACAGGAAGTGCAGTGCTTGTTCCTGATACGACCGCGGCCGTGGCAGAACGTGCAGCGCTTCTGCAGAACGAGAAGAACAGATTAAAAAGATTCATATTCACTGCAAACTATGTTTGATCATTTTAAACTATGATGGATGTGTCTGAACATtcagagtttctgttttatcttaaGCAGAgatgaacaaacagaaaataagtgAGATAAAAATCAACAACCAGCAGATATTTTTCATGTGTCATAATTCGCAGTTAAAGCTGGAAGCGAATCGTGAACGTTCTCCCATTTCTACTTGTTCtgttaatttaataaaatatgaaacGCTTTAAAAGCCGGACCTGGCCTCGGCCGAAGCAGGCGGTGCAGCGAGTTCTCCCGCAGCCTTTGCACTTGTGACACACCTGGAACACAAATTTGTGTTACTGTGATAAAACAGCAGCTCAGGAAGCTGAAAAAAGACTAAGAGGCGCAGAGCCGCACCTTCACGAACGACGAGTGCGGCACTCGGATCTTCTCCACCTTGTCGGTGTATCTCTGAGGCAGCGACACCGGGATGTCCCACGGCGCGGGGCTCATACCGTACTGAGGACCGTCCACCGTCTGACCTGTTTCACACCAGGACAACATAACTGATGAAGAGTTATCCCGCCTCGTGTGACCGACCGCTCCTCACCCTCAGCCGATTGATCCTGTGTCACCACATTTCTCCACTTTAGATTTTAATCATCAAGTTTGAGCTTTTCTGATGTGTTTTCCCCCCGAATCAATACTTCTGACAGATACAACAGGAGGTGAAACAACAAGATGAAATGAT
This DNA window, taken from Astatotilapia calliptera chromosome 5, fAstCal1.2, whole genome shotgun sequence, encodes the following:
- the LOC113021793 gene encoding protein SSUH2 homolog isoform X1 — translated: MDEKEEDVGIFDPNIPEEGPSAPPPGWLDDIHGYQGLKGGDDDNPLYPPPPAYNPQPEQNRSTSVPDVRVPSVSEDVARDALLKFVESKWNYSSKPARNLTFKDLQPITVYRYRLETYTETRASAWQFEPYNGQTVDGPQYGMSPAPWDIPVSLPQRYTDKVEKIRVPHSSFVKVCHKCKGCGRTRCTACFGRGQKRCTFCHGRGRIRNKHCTSCHGRGRKRCLSCHSHGYKTCSVCLGGQNLLHFIQLTVTWKNNVSEFIPDRQPDFPDRKFEKVSGDAFFVDESLLVYPIQGFPDQEICEVSTKLINEHLERFTATSRILQQRQSIELVPLTHAYYTYSGKDYSFFVYGRENKVFTSKYPSACSIL
- the LOC113021793 gene encoding protein SSUH2 homolog isoform X2 codes for the protein MDEKEEDVGIFDPNIPEEGPSAPPPGWLDDIHGYQGLKGGDDDNPLYPPPPAYNPQPEQNRSTSVPDVRVPSVSEDVARDALLKFVESKWNYSSKPARNLTFKDLQPITVYRYRLETYTETRASAWQFEPYNGQTVDGPQYGMSPAPWDIPVSLPQRYTDKVEKIRVPHSSFVKVCHKCKGCGRTRCTACFGRGQKRCTFCHGRGRIRNKHCTSCHGRGRKRKNNVSEFIPDRQPDFPDRKFEKVSGDAFFVDESLLVYPIQGFPDQEICEVSTKLINEHLERFTATSRILQQRQSIELVPLTHAYYTYSGKDYSFFVYGRENKVFTSKYPSACSIL